The nucleotide window CTGCAACGGCTCAAGGACGGCGGGGTGCGCTTTATCGCCCTGCGCTGCGCCGGCTACAACAACGTGGATCTGGACGCGGCCGGCCGTTTGGGGCTGATTGTGACCCGGGTGCCCGCCTACTCCCCCGAGGCCGTGGCCGAGCACGCCGTGGCCCTGATGCTGGCCCTGGGCCGGCGCCTGCACAAGGCCTACAACAGGGTCCGGGAGGACAACTTCAGCCTGGACGGCCTGCTGGGCTTCAACCTGCACGGCAAGGCGGTGGGCATCGTCGGCACCGGCGCCATCGGCCTGGCCCTGGCCCGCATCCTCAAGGGCTTCGGCTGCCAACTGCTGGCCAGCGACCCCTACCCCAGCGAAGCGGCCAGGGCACTGGGGGTGAGCTACCTGCCCCTGGACGAGCTGCTGGCCAGGGCCGATATCATCAGCCTGCACTGCCCCCTGACCCCGGACAGCCACCACCTCATCAACGCCGCGGCCCTGGCGCGGATGAAGGACGGCGTCATGCTGATCAACACCAGTCGCGGCGCCCTGGTGGACACCCACGCCATCATCAATGCCCTCAAGAAAGGCAAGCTGGGCTACCTGGGCCTGGACGTGTACGAGCAGGAAGGGGATCTCTTCTTCGAGGATCTCTCCAACGAGATCATCCCCGACGACTGCTTCCAGCGCCTGCTGACCTTCCCCAATGTGATCATCACCGGCCACCAGGGCTATTTCACCCGCGAGGCCCTGGGCCAGATAGCCCAAACCACCCTCGACAACCTCAGCACCCTGGCCGCCGGCAAACGTAACGGAAACGAACTGACCCCATGATCGACTTCAAGCAACTCGACGGCCAGCGCCTGCAAGCGGCCCTGGCCGGCTTCCCCGACGCCCTGCAAAGCGAACTTGGTGCCTGGCTGGACCAGCCCGGCTTCGACGCCACAGTCGCACCGGATCGCTTCCAATACTGGCAGCAGCAGGCCGGCCTGGACGCCGACGCCCTGATGCTGGCGCTGCTGCCCCTGGCCAGCTGCCTGGCCCTGCCCGGCGTTTCCCACTTCTATGTGGGCGCCGTGCTGCTGGGCCGCTCCGGCCGCCTCTATTTCGGCGCCAACCTGGAATTCCCGGCCCTGGCCCTGGCCCAGACGGTTCACGCCGAGCAGAGCGCCATCACCAACGCCTGGCTGCACGGGGAAACCGGCCTGGACACCCTGGCGGTGAACTACAGCCCCTGCGGCCACTGCCGCCAGTTCATGAACGAGCTGGTGGCGGCCCAGGAACTGCGCATCCTGCTGCCGGGCCGGGGCGCCCTGACCCTGGCCGATTACCTGCCGGACGCCTTCGGCCCGGCCGATCTGGACATCGACAGCCGGCTGCTGGCCGACCAGGCCAGGCCCCTGGGCACCCTGAGCAGTGATCCCCTGCACCTGGCCGCCACCGAGGCCGCCGGCCTCAGCCATGCCCCCTACTCCGGCACCCTGGCCGGGGTGGCCCTGGGCCTTAGTGACGGCGCCCTGCTCTGTGGCCGCTACGCCGAGAACGCCGCCTTCAACCCCTCGCTGCCGCCGCTGCAAAGCGCGCTGATCGCCGCCCGCCTGCAGAGAAGGGATCTGGGCCAGGCCAGCCGGCTGGTGCTGGCGGAGAAGGCCAGCGGCCTGGCCTCGCAGCTGGCGACCACAAAAGCCCTGGCCAAGGTGCTGGGGCTGCCCAGGGTCGAGCATCTGACCTTGTAGAACCAGAGTCGCCAGGGCTGGCACCAGCCTCGAAAGGCCCTGGCCAGATCTTTAAATCTGCCCCGGGTCGAACACCTGGCCTTGTAAAACCAGGGTCGCCAGGGCTGGCGCTAGCCTCGAAAGGCCCTGGCCAGATCTTTAAATCTGCCCCGGGTCGAGCATCTGGCCTTGTAAAACCAGGGTCGCCATAACGGAAAAAGGGGCCTGGGGCCCCTTCCTATTCCTCCTCTATGACCCTGGGCTCGGGCGGCTTGAGCCGCCCGGCCTGGTAGAGGGCCTGCCTGAGCACATATTCTATCTGGCCGTTGACCGAGCGCAGCTCGTCGTCGGCCCAGCCCTGCAGGGCCTTGAGCACCTGCTCGTCGATGCGCAGCGGATAGGCCTTCTTTTTTGCCATCAGTACAGGCTGCCGGCGTTCACCACGGGCTGGGCCTGAGTCTCACCACAGAGCACCACCAGCAGGTTGGAGACCATGGCCGCCCGGCGTTCCTCGTCCAGCTCGACGATGTCCTTTTCCGACAGCTTGCCAAGGGCCATTTCCACCATGGACACGGCGCCTTCCACCACCTGGGTGCGGGCGGCCACCACGGCGGCGGCCTGCTGGCGCCTGAGCATGGCCGAGGCTATTTCCGGCGCATAGGCCAGGTGGCTGATGCGCGCCTCTATGACCTCGACCCCGGCCTTGTCCAGGCGATCCTGGATCTGGCCCTTGAGCTCCTCGCTGATCTCGGGAGTATGGCCGCGCAGCGACAGCTTGCCGTCCTCGTACTGGTCGTAGGGATGGATGGAGGCCAGGTTGCGCAGCGCCGCCTCGGACTGGATGGACACGAAGCCCTCGAAGTCGTCCACCTCGAACACCGCCTCGGCGGTGTCCACCACCCGCCACACCACCACGGCGGCGATCTCGATGGGATTGCCGGCCTCGTCGTTGACCTTGAGCTGGTCGCTCTCGAAGTTGCGGATCCTGAGCGATACCCGCTGCTTGCTGTACAGGGGGTTGGCCCAGCGCAGGCCGGGCGCCACCACTGTACCGGTGTAGGCGCCGAACAGCTGCAGCACCTTGGCCTCGTTGGGGGCCACCATGAAGAAGCCGGCCAGGCACACCAGCTCCACCACCAGGGCAATGACCAGCAGGATCTTCAGGGCCACCGGGGCCAGGTTTACGATGCCGATAACGGTCAGGATGATCAGCAGCGGCAGCACCACCAGCATCAGGTAACCGGAGGGCACGGCGCGACGACGTTCCGTGATCATGGGATTCTCCTTTAAAGTGATATCATTTTAATATCTACCTGATCGTTTATTGGCCGTCAAGGCACTTGCGGCGGCACCGCGCCCTTGGCATCCTTGGCGCACTTTTGATGAGACCAGGTGTGCCATGTCCCTGCCCTTCGTGATCCGTGCCGGTAAAAAAGCCAAGGCCAAACTGCTCAAGGACGGCTTCCACCAGGACCAGTTCGGCGCCATGCTGGGCGCCTCCGGTGGTCCCAAGTGGTTCATCCTGGCCGGCCTGGACCGCTATCTGGCCGGGGAGTTCTGGCCGGGCCGGGACAGGCCCCTGCAACTGCTGGGCTCCAGCGCCGGCGGCTGGCGCATGGCCGCCCATGCCTGCGCCGAGCCGGTGGCGGCCATAGCGCGTTTTCGCGATCACTACCACCGGCTGACTTACGCCGAGGACGCCAGCGCCGCCGATGTCACCGCCTCCAGCAAGGCCATGATCGATACCCTGCTGGGCAAGGGCGGCAGCGGACAGATCCTGGCCAACCCGATCATGAAGCTGCACCTGATCACCGCCGGTTGCCGCGGCCCCCTGGCCAGCGACAGCAGGGGCCTGCAGCTGCCGGGCCTGGGCCTGGCGGCCCTGGCCAACCTGGTTCACCGCCGCAGCCTGGGCGCCTTCTTCTCAAGGGGGGTCTTTCATGTGGATGACAGGCCGCACTGGCTGGAAACGGGCGATCTGCCCACCGAATACCTGAGGCTGACCGAGACCAGCCTGCCCCTGGCCCTGGAGGCCACCGGCGCCATTCCGCTGGTGCTACAAGGGGTGCGCGGCATCCCCGGCTCCCGGCATAGGGTGCATAGGGACGGCGGCATCATCGACTACCACTTCGACATGCAACTCAGGCCGGACGGCCTGGTGCTCTATCCCCACTTCTACAGCCACCCGATCCCGGGCTGGTTCGACAAGGGCCTGACATGGCGCAAGCCCAAGGCCGCCCACTACGACAACGTGGTGATACTGGCGCCCCATCCCGAGCTGGTGGCCGGCCTGCCCGGGGGCAAGCTCAGTGACAGGACGGATTTCGCTCGCCTGACCGACGCCGAGCGCATCGCCTGCTGGCAGCAGGTCATGGACGCCGGCGAGCGGATGGCCGAGGCCTTCGCCAACAGCCTCAGGAGCGGGAGCTGGACCCGGGCGCTGGCAGACTATTGAGCCAGAGCCAGGCCTCTTCGGTGGCCTCGGGGGCGAACAACCGCACCGGGCAGTGCATCAGGGGCGCGAACAGGGTCAGGGCCCAGTTCAGCCAGGCCGGGCCGCCCACCAGAGCCAGGCCGGCGAAGCCGTTCCAGTGGCTGAGGCCGAGCCGGGCGTCGTCCCAGAGCGCCCTGGGGCTGAAGCCCTGGAAGGTCTCGTCGATGATCAGCATCACCAGCACATGGGGATGGTCGACCAGGGCCTTGTCGATGGCCGGCACCAGCACCCGCTGGTAGTCATCGTGGCTGATATGGTCGCTCAGGTGGAAAGCCAGGGCGTTGCCTTGGCTCCTGGGCAGGGCGGTGATCATGGCGGTTCCTTGTGTGGTATCCTCTCGCCCCATAATCATAACCCCTACAAAGAACAGGAGTACGGATGCGACGTCCTCTGGTAATGGGTAACTGGAAGCTGCACGGCACCAAGGCCAGTGTGGAGAAGTTACTGATCGAACTCATGGTCACCGCCAACGAAGCTCATCAGGTCGATGTGGTGGTCTGCCCGCCGGTGATCTTCCTGGGCCAGGCCGAGCGCCTGCTGCGCTATTCCAACATCGAGCTGGGCGCCCAGAACATCGACTTCAACCGCCAGGGTGCCTTCACCGGCGAGGTGTCGCCGCAGATGCTGGAGGAGTTCGGCGTCAAGTACGTGATCGTCGGCCATTCCGAGCGCCGCAGCCTGCACCGGGAGAACGACGAGCTGGTGGCCCGCAAGTTCGAAGCGGTCAAGGATGCCGGCCTTATCCCCGTACTCTGTGTTGGCGAAACCGCCAGCGAGCGCCATAACGACGAAACCCAGGACGTGATCCGCCACCAGCTGGACGCGGTGTTCAAGCGCTGTGGCAAAAAGGCCTTCGACAACGCCGTCATCGCCTACGAGCCGGTCTGGGCCATCGGCTCCGGCCAGGCCGCCACCCCCCTGGAAGCCCAGCAGGTGCACGCCTTCATCCGCCAGCACCTGGCCAAGCAGGACTCGGCCAGCAGCGACGCCATCCGCATTCTCTACGGCGGCTCCGTCAAGGCCAGCAACGCCAGGTCCCTGTTCATGATGGACGACATAGACGGTGCCCTGGTGGGCGGCGCCTCCCTGGATGCCGGCGAGTTCAGCAGCATCTTCCACAACGCCATCGCCGATCTGGCCTGACTTGGCCCTGGATCCCAAAGGGCGGCCTTGGCCGCCCTTTTTTATTGCTGGATTTCAGGCAAAAAAAATGGGCGGCCCAAAAGAGCCGCCCTATGCGTCCATAAAGATCCCCAGGGATGATCCAGGTTCACTCTATCTTGCCGCGGTGACGCAAGGCGCCTACCACGAGATATCTGTCTCTCCCTCTCCCTTGCCTGGCCTGCCGAGCTAACGACAAAACCGGTGCAGATATCCGTGGCGGCAAATTCCTGCGTCACCGCAAGACCGAGGTTGCCCCCTGGCGTCATGACGGGCATGATATGGGCATGAGATTTTTGTGATCTTTTTATTTTTCCAACAATTTCAAAAACATAAGAAAGTGGAAAACATCTCGACGCTGACATCGGATAACCAGGCCAGGGCCTTCATACTGGGTGAATGGCTGGTGAGGCCGGACCTGAACCTGCTGATCCAGGGCGACCAGGAGGTCGCCCTGGAGCCCCGCGCCATGGTGTTGCTGGAGGCCCTGGCCCGCCAGGCCGGCGAGGCGGTGAGCCGGGAGGCACTGCTGGATGAAGCCTGGCCCGACATCATCGTCTCCGACAACGCGTTGAACCAGTTCATCGTCAAGCTCAGGCGTGCCCTGGGCGACGACGCCAAGAACCCTTCCTATATCGTCACCGTACCCAAGAAAGGTTACAGGTTGATTGCCAAGGTCGAGGAAGCCCGGCTCAATGCCGTGCATATCCCTTCGGCCCTGAAAAGCGAGCCCACCGCCAAGCCCAGGCGCAGGCTGCTGTGGCTGTACAGCCTGGGCGTGCTGGTACTGATGCTGCCGCTGTTGCTGCGCCTGTTCACCGAGCTGGCCTGGAACCAGGGCTTCGAGCAGCGCATTCCCCTGACCTCCCTGCCGGGCACCGAAGAAGAGGCCCGCTTCAGGCCCGGCGACAATGCCATCGTCTTCGTCAACCACAACGACCGGACCAGCGGCCTCTATTACCAGAAGATGCCGGATCAGGGTGCCAAGTCTCTGCGCGAGCCCCAGGTACTGCTGGAGTCCCCCCATCACCTGTTCCGCTCCCCGGACTGGTCACCGGACGGCAGCCGCCTCATCTACATCAGCCAGACCCGGGACCAGTGCGAGATCCACATGGCCCGCTTCCAGGAAAGCCCGCCGGCCCTGACCGAGGCCCGCAAGGTCGCCGACTGCCGCCTGGAAAACCCCCATACCATGGTGCGCTTCGGCGAAGACGAGAACACCATCCTCTACAACCACAGGGACAGCCAGGCCCAGCCCTACCGGATCTACCGCAAGCGCCTGTCCACGGGCCGCCGGCTGCAACTGACCAACCCGGTGGAGCCCGGTGCCGGCGATATCTATTTCGTGCTGTCGGAGGATCACCTTCAGCTGGCGGTGCTGCGCGCCCGGCAATGGCCGGCCCAGGAGCTGCACTTCCTCAACCCCAAGCATGGCGACAATCTGCCCAACAGCTACATCATCCATATATCCGGTGGCCTGCACCGCTATGGCTTCTCCTGGGCCGAGGATCTTCGCCACTATTACATGATGGATGTCCCCGGCAAGCTGGAGCGGGTCGACAGCAACCTGCTGTCCCAGACCCTGGTCGAGGACGAGCCCGTCCACAGCCCGCTTTACGACAGCGGCCAGGATCAACTGCTGGTGGTCCAGGGCGATCTGGACAGGGACATCTACCGCATGGACAACCCCCTGCTGTTCCCGGACGCCAAGCCCCAGGGCCTGCTGGTCTCGGATGCCGACGACCACTCCCCCAGCTTCGGCCAGGACGGCGAGATCTATTTCGCCTCCAGGCGCAGCGGCAAGAGCCAGTACTGGCGGCTCAGCCACGGTATCCAGCTGCAGCTGACCGACCTGGACGAGGAGATCCGCCTCAGCCAGCTGCAACTGGGCGGTGAACAGCTCACCGCCGGCACCGAGGAGGGTATCGTCCTGCTCGGCGCCGCCGACAACCTCTGGGATCTGGAGCCGATCCTCACGGACTACAAACCCGTCAATGCCAGGCTGAGCACCGACGGCCAATACCTCTATTTTGCCTCCGAACACAGCGGCGACTGGCAGCTCTGGCGCCGCCACAGCGCCAGCGGCGAGCTGGAGCAGATCACCGCCAGCGGTGGCTTCTGCGGCCAGACCGACGCCAAGGGCCGCTACCTCTACTTCACCCGCTTCCACCTGCCCGGCCTGTGGCGCCACGACCTCGAGACAGGTACCGAGCAGCAGGTGGAGGCCAACATCGCCTGGCAGCGCTGCGATGCCTGGCAGCTCACCGAGGGCGGCGTCTATTACCTGACCGAGGACACCGGCCAGGAGATCCAGCGTTTCGACCTCCACGCCAAGCGCATCGACCGGGTGCTGCGCCTGCCCAACGGCTACAGCGCGCAATTTTCGGTCAGCCCGGACGAAAAAAGCCTGCTTTTTACCAAGCCAAAGGCGTTCCAATCGGATCTGGTGTTATTCAGACGTTAAAATAAGTACCGCCCCGTCGCTTTTCTTAATCCCAGCTAAACTGTCCAGAACATTTGCTTGGCAGCCTGTTTTTGCTTTGCCTACAATTTCTCCCGAACAACACCAAGAAGTTCTTTTTTTGCCTTTGGCAAGGGAGTTAATATGAACAAAGTTAGCGCTTTTCGTTTTTCTGTGGTTGCCGCCCTGGTGACCCTGTCCCTGAATGCTCAAGCCGATGTCACCAAAGAAGATTTGGCCGGTCGCGTCTATGTCGGTGGTCACGTCAACATGATGGATCTGGACAGCGATCGCATGGCCAAATCCCACGAGATGGCTCAGGATTTCAAAACCTTTGCCCCCGGTGTTGAACTGGGTTATCGCATCAGCAATGACTGGGAAGTTCGCGGCTATTACGATTATGTTCAGGCCGATCTGAAAAACCACTCCAGCAGTGCCTATGGTGAAAGTTTCGGTGCCGATGTCATTTATAACTTCACCAACAATTTCTACGGCCTGGTCGGTATCAACCGCACCAATGTCGAGCAGATGCACGACAGCTTCGCCCGCCTGGGTGCCGGTTACCGTACCTTCTTCAACGACAACCTGGCCTTCCGTGCCGAAGTGGCCGCCCAGCAGGACGACAGCGACTTCACCGACTATGTCGCCGGCATCGGCCTGCAGTACTTCTTCGGTGGCAAGCCCGCCCCGGCGCCGGTGAAGGCCCCCGAGCCCAAGCCCGAGCCGGTGGTCATGGACTCCGACAACGACGGCGTACCGGACGACAAGGACGCCTGCCCCGGCACCCCGGCCCAGTACCAGGTGGATGCCCGTGGCTGCACCAAGTACGACACCGAGACCGTGACCGAGAAGCTGCTGGTCAACTTCGACAACAACTCGGCCCTGGTCAAGCCCCAATACTTCGGTGAAATACAGCGCATCGCCAAGTTCATGAAGGCCTTCCCGAAACTGGACGTGGTCATCGAAGGTCACACCTCCGCCCCCGGCAAGGCCAGCTACAACCTGACCCTGTCCGAGCGCCGCGCCCAGGCCGTGGGTGAAGTCCTGGCCAGCGAATTCGGCATCGACCGTGCCCGCATCAAGACCGTCGGCTACGGCGAGACCCGCCCAGTCATGGCCGGCAGCAGCAAGGAGGCCAATGCCGCCAACCGCCGCATCGAGGCCAAGCTGTCTGCGACCCGCAAGGTCGAAGTCACCAAGTAAATTGCTTATCGATGGCAAGGGGGGCTATGCTCCCCTTTTTTTATGGGAGAAAAGGGATGCGCAAGCCCCTTCGCTGGCTGGTCCAGGGCATGCTGGTGCTGGCCCCGGTGATCCTGACCTTTTACATGCTTTGGGCCCTGTACCGCTTCCTGGAGCAGAACATCTTCACCCCTGTTGGCAACTGGCTGCTGCCCCTGCTGGGGATCTCGCCGCCACAATGGCTGATGGCGCCCCTGGGCATGGTGTTGGCACTGCTGCTGGTGATGCTGGTGGGCATGCTCACCGGCAACTTCCTGGGCGGGCGCCTGCTGCGCCTGGTGGACGGCGCCCTGTCGCGCATGCCGCTGGTCAAGCTGCTCTACAGCGCCATCAAGGACGTGTTGACTGCCATCTTCGGCGAGGACAGGCGCTTCAGCAATCCGGTACTGGTGACCCTGGGTGAAGGGGTGCAGCTGATCGGCTTCATGACCCGGGACAACATGGCCGAGCTGGCCCTGGACGACCACGTGGCCGTCTACCTGCCCCAGTCCTTCAACTTCGCCGGCAACCTGATCCTGGTGCCCCGCGACAAG belongs to Gallaecimonas sp. GXIMD4217 and includes:
- a CDS encoding 2-hydroxyacid dehydrogenase, with product MKVAVFSSKPYDQKSLEQANSPDSGLSFHYFDARLAPDTAALAQGFDAVVPFVNDKLDAQVLQRLKDGGVRFIALRCAGYNNVDLDAAGRLGLIVTRVPAYSPEAVAEHAVALMLALGRRLHKAYNRVREDNFSLDGLLGFNLHGKAVGIVGTGAIGLALARILKGFGCQLLASDPYPSEAARALGVSYLPLDELLARADIISLHCPLTPDSHHLINAAALARMKDGVMLINTSRGALVDTHAIINALKKGKLGYLGLDVYEQEGDLFFEDLSNEIIPDDCFQRLLTFPNVIITGHQGYFTREALGQIAQTTLDNLSTLAAGKRNGNELTP
- the cdd gene encoding cytidine deaminase; protein product: MIDFKQLDGQRLQAALAGFPDALQSELGAWLDQPGFDATVAPDRFQYWQQQAGLDADALMLALLPLASCLALPGVSHFYVGAVLLGRSGRLYFGANLEFPALALAQTVHAEQSAITNAWLHGETGLDTLAVNYSPCGHCRQFMNELVAAQELRILLPGRGALTLADYLPDAFGPADLDIDSRLLADQARPLGTLSSDPLHLAATEAAGLSHAPYSGTLAGVALGLSDGALLCGRYAENAAFNPSLPPLQSALIAARLQRRDLGQASRLVLAEKASGLASQLATTKALAKVLGLPRVEHLTL
- a CDS encoding Arc family DNA binding domain-containing protein — translated: MAKKKAYPLRIDEQVLKALQGWADDELRSVNGQIEYVLRQALYQAGRLKPPEPRVIEEE
- a CDS encoding SPFH domain-containing protein; amino-acid sequence: MITERRRAVPSGYLMLVVLPLLIILTVIGIVNLAPVALKILLVIALVVELVCLAGFFMVAPNEAKVLQLFGAYTGTVVAPGLRWANPLYSKQRVSLRIRNFESDQLKVNDEAGNPIEIAAVVVWRVVDTAEAVFEVDDFEGFVSIQSEAALRNLASIHPYDQYEDGKLSLRGHTPEISEELKGQIQDRLDKAGVEVIEARISHLAYAPEIASAMLRRQQAAAVVAARTQVVEGAVSMVEMALGKLSEKDIVELDEERRAAMVSNLLVVLCGETQAQPVVNAGSLY
- a CDS encoding STAS/SEC14 domain-containing protein, translated to MITALPRSQGNALAFHLSDHISHDDYQRVLVPAIDKALVDHPHVLVMLIIDETFQGFSPRALWDDARLGLSHWNGFAGLALVGGPAWLNWALTLFAPLMHCPVRLFAPEATEEAWLWLNSLPAPGSSSRS
- the tpiA gene encoding triose-phosphate isomerase; translation: MRRPLVMGNWKLHGTKASVEKLLIELMVTANEAHQVDVVVCPPVIFLGQAERLLRYSNIELGAQNIDFNRQGAFTGEVSPQMLEEFGVKYVIVGHSERRSLHRENDELVARKFEAVKDAGLIPVLCVGETASERHNDETQDVIRHQLDAVFKRCGKKAFDNAVIAYEPVWAIGSGQAATPLEAQQVHAFIRQHLAKQDSASSDAIRILYGGSVKASNARSLFMMDDIDGALVGGASLDAGEFSSIFHNAIADLA
- a CDS encoding winged helix-turn-helix domain-containing protein, which gives rise to MENISTLTSDNQARAFILGEWLVRPDLNLLIQGDQEVALEPRAMVLLEALARQAGEAVSREALLDEAWPDIIVSDNALNQFIVKLRRALGDDAKNPSYIVTVPKKGYRLIAKVEEARLNAVHIPSALKSEPTAKPRRRLLWLYSLGVLVLMLPLLLRLFTELAWNQGFEQRIPLTSLPGTEEEARFRPGDNAIVFVNHNDRTSGLYYQKMPDQGAKSLREPQVLLESPHHLFRSPDWSPDGSRLIYISQTRDQCEIHMARFQESPPALTEARKVADCRLENPHTMVRFGEDENTILYNHRDSQAQPYRIYRKRLSTGRRLQLTNPVEPGAGDIYFVLSEDHLQLAVLRARQWPAQELHFLNPKHGDNLPNSYIIHISGGLHRYGFSWAEDLRHYYMMDVPGKLERVDSNLLSQTLVEDEPVHSPLYDSGQDQLLVVQGDLDRDIYRMDNPLLFPDAKPQGLLVSDADDHSPSFGQDGEIYFASRRSGKSQYWRLSHGIQLQLTDLDEEIRLSQLQLGGEQLTAGTEEGIVLLGAADNLWDLEPILTDYKPVNARLSTDGQYLYFASEHSGDWQLWRRHSASGELEQITASGGFCGQTDAKGRYLYFTRFHLPGLWRHDLETGTEQQVEANIAWQRCDAWQLTEGGVYYLTEDTGQEIQRFDLHAKRIDRVLRLPNGYSAQFSVSPDEKSLLFTKPKAFQSDLVLFRR
- a CDS encoding OmpA family protein, producing MNKVSAFRFSVVAALVTLSLNAQADVTKEDLAGRVYVGGHVNMMDLDSDRMAKSHEMAQDFKTFAPGVELGYRISNDWEVRGYYDYVQADLKNHSSSAYGESFGADVIYNFTNNFYGLVGINRTNVEQMHDSFARLGAGYRTFFNDNLAFRAEVAAQQDDSDFTDYVAGIGLQYFFGGKPAPAPVKAPEPKPEPVVMDSDNDGVPDDKDACPGTPAQYQVDARGCTKYDTETVTEKLLVNFDNNSALVKPQYFGEIQRIAKFMKAFPKLDVVIEGHTSAPGKASYNLTLSERRAQAVGEVLASEFGIDRARIKTVGYGETRPVMAGSSKEANAANRRIEAKLSATRKVEVTK
- a CDS encoding DUF502 domain-containing protein; the encoded protein is MRKPLRWLVQGMLVLAPVILTFYMLWALYRFLEQNIFTPVGNWLLPLLGISPPQWLMAPLGMVLALLLVMLVGMLTGNFLGGRLLRLVDGALSRMPLVKLLYSAIKDVLTAIFGEDRRFSNPVLVTLGEGVQLIGFMTRDNMAELALDDHVAVYLPQSFNFAGNLILVPRDKVQPLAVSAGDVLPLVVAGGVSKQNGNGSSQKPC